In Haloplanus rubicundus, one DNA window encodes the following:
- a CDS encoding segregation and condensation protein A — protein MTEYVPDDVSLPGTDDDEVEPVEILVQLAEDGEIDPWDIDIVDATDAFLDRLDETDLRTSGRALFYASVLLRMKSDALLDDGPDEPEPEPWEVAMEGGDPDFDGPDPIDALDAELDRRLERKHARGSPETLDELVRELREAERDSWWKESRSYDTSESPRGYDRGTQTLDYHAADDFRDGGEPTEGDVTGTTHTEDIETTIDAVRETVRTHYDAGRAEVLFAEVREAGGAPVDTFLALLFLAHRGEIRLRQDDLFGDLWIRDPAAPRVGDEAVAD, from the coding sequence ATGACTGAGTACGTCCCCGACGACGTGAGCCTCCCCGGCACCGACGACGACGAGGTGGAGCCGGTCGAGATTCTCGTCCAGTTGGCCGAGGACGGGGAAATCGACCCGTGGGATATCGACATCGTCGACGCCACGGACGCCTTCCTCGACCGCCTCGACGAGACTGACCTGCGCACCTCCGGGCGGGCGCTGTTCTACGCGAGCGTCCTCCTGCGGATGAAAAGCGACGCCCTGCTGGACGACGGGCCGGACGAGCCGGAGCCGGAGCCGTGGGAGGTGGCGATGGAGGGCGGCGACCCGGACTTCGACGGGCCGGACCCCATCGACGCCCTCGACGCCGAACTCGACCGGCGGCTGGAGCGCAAGCACGCCCGCGGGTCGCCTGAGACGCTCGACGAACTCGTCCGGGAACTCCGCGAGGCCGAACGCGACTCGTGGTGGAAGGAGTCCCGATCCTACGACACCTCGGAGTCGCCGCGAGGGTACGACCGCGGAACGCAGACGCTCGACTACCACGCGGCGGACGACTTCCGCGACGGCGGCGAACCGACCGAGGGCGACGTGACGGGCACGACCCACACCGAGGACATCGAGACGACTATCGACGCGGTGCGGGAGACGGTACGCACCCACTACGACGCCGGCCGCGCCGAGGTGCTGTTCGCGGAGGTGCGCGAGGCGGGCGGCGCGCCGGTCGACACCTTCCTCGCCCTGCTCTTTCTGGCCCATCGCGGCGAGATTCGACTCCGGCAGGACGACCTGTTCGGTGACCTGTGGATTCGTGATCCGGCGGCGCCGCGGGTCGGCGACGAAGCCGTGGCGGACTGA
- a CDS encoding calcium/sodium antiporter yields MVQGGPAVQLGVIAASVLGLWIGARALVDAVVRLARRFGLSDHTIGLTVVAMGTSTPELVVSVDSALKGLGNIAVANVLGSNVYNLAFILGVISLIRVIPIAEGLVHRDGGALLASTLVAGLVVADLTVTRLEGGLLAGLFVVYTANLFRTARSTASTTPGTGVEAVTTAATERLAFRGRDAALLVGGLALVLVSGDYMVAAASELARAAGVSEWVIGGTIVAAGTSTPEFAVSLVALRRGSLGISVGNVVGSNVYNVTGILGVSALVRPLVVSGTALETLAWLAAVTVLMVAALWTKRQLSRIEGALLAGSELCRWVLSLLRVFG; encoded by the coding sequence ATGGTTCAGGGTGGCCCGGCCGTCCAACTCGGCGTCATCGCGGCGTCGGTCCTGGGGCTGTGGATCGGCGCCCGGGCGCTGGTCGACGCCGTCGTCAGACTGGCCCGGCGATTCGGGCTCTCCGATCACACCATCGGACTCACCGTCGTGGCGATGGGCACGTCGACGCCGGAACTCGTCGTCTCCGTCGACTCCGCGCTGAAGGGGCTGGGGAACATCGCCGTCGCCAACGTCCTCGGATCGAACGTCTACAATCTGGCGTTCATCCTCGGCGTCATCTCGCTGATCCGGGTGATTCCGATCGCCGAAGGACTGGTGCATCGGGACGGGGGCGCGCTGCTCGCGAGCACGCTCGTCGCTGGCCTCGTCGTCGCCGACCTGACCGTCACCCGACTGGAGGGTGGACTGCTCGCGGGGCTGTTCGTCGTCTACACCGCGAATCTGTTCCGGACCGCACGGTCCACGGCCTCCACGACGCCGGGGACAGGGGTGGAGGCGGTGACCACGGCGGCCACGGAGCGGCTGGCGTTCCGCGGGCGGGACGCCGCCCTCCTCGTCGGCGGGCTGGCGCTGGTACTCGTGAGCGGCGACTACATGGTCGCGGCGGCGTCCGAACTGGCGCGGGCGGCTGGCGTCTCCGAGTGGGTGATCGGCGGCACCATCGTCGCCGCCGGCACCTCCACCCCGGAGTTCGCCGTCTCGCTGGTGGCGCTCCGGCGCGGCAGCCTCGGCATCTCCGTGGGCAACGTCGTCGGGAGCAACGTCTACAACGTCACGGGCATCCTCGGCGTCTCGGCGCTCGTCCGCCCGCTCGTCGTGAGCGGGACGGCACTGGAGACGCTGGCGTGGCTGGCGGCCGTCACCGTCCTGATGGTCGCCGCCCTCTGGACGAAGCGGCAACTCTCCCGGATCGAGGGGGCGCTGCTCGCCGGCTCCGAACTCTGTCGGTGGGTGCTCAGCCTCCTGCGTGTGTTCGGGTGA
- a CDS encoding LysE family translocator, giving the protein MELSTLAAFVPAALAIVLAPGPDTMYVVTRSLGDGRAAGVVAGCGTATGVLLHTAAAVAGLAALLRASATAYTVVKYVGAAYLCYLGVRLLLSEGTFEPTPDGRTRSLAESYRRAVAINVTNPKVAVFVLAFFPQFVPAAADAPVQMSILGVVYAGLSLLYLGGVALFAGRVRTRLLDSARAGRAIEYLSGSVLIGFGVRLVLDERPV; this is encoded by the coding sequence ATGGAGCTGTCGACTCTCGCGGCCTTCGTCCCCGCCGCCCTCGCCATCGTCCTCGCGCCGGGGCCCGACACGATGTACGTCGTGACGCGGAGCCTCGGCGACGGCCGCGCCGCGGGCGTCGTCGCCGGCTGTGGCACCGCGACGGGCGTCCTCCTCCACACCGCCGCCGCCGTCGCCGGGCTGGCCGCCCTCCTGCGCGCGAGCGCCACCGCCTACACCGTCGTGAAGTACGTCGGCGCCGCCTACCTCTGTTATCTCGGCGTGCGTCTCCTCCTGAGCGAGGGGACGTTCGAGCCGACACCCGACGGCCGGACCCGCTCGCTCGCCGAGTCGTACCGCCGAGCCGTCGCCATCAACGTCACCAACCCGAAAGTCGCCGTCTTCGTCCTCGCGTTCTTCCCACAGTTCGTCCCCGCGGCCGCCGACGCTCCCGTGCAGATGTCGATCCTCGGCGTCGTCTACGCGGGACTCAGTCTACTCTATCTCGGCGGCGTCGCGCTCTTTGCCGGCCGGGTCCGGACCCGACTGCTCGACTCCGCGCGCGCCGGTCGGGCGATCGAGTACCTGAGTGGGAGCGTCCTGATCGGGTTCGGGGTTCGGCTCGTCCTCGACGAGCGGCCGGTGTGA
- a CDS encoding AEC family transporter, producing the protein MTSLLTIFATAILPIIALAAVGVVLGRARDVDIDPLNTVTVYVLVPALIFHSIATASFGGATLARIGVATVAYLVAMVVVAEAIGRLFGMDEPILSALVLVSAFPNSGNYGIPLSEFAFGATGRSTAVVYLTAQAILLYTGGVYIAQRSGGTHGLGGMKRALKIPLVYAVVAGVLARWLGVVPPAEGTAMTTIALVGNASIPVMLLILGIQLADTDYGAALAEVGVASVLKMAVAPALAVGIALLVGFEDPTVARTFVLECATPAAITPLLLVVEFGGESVGDGLSVAEYVSTTVLVTTILSIPVLTLLIAVLESGVLV; encoded by the coding sequence GTGACCTCCCTGCTCACCATCTTCGCGACGGCCATCCTCCCCATCATCGCCCTCGCGGCCGTCGGCGTCGTCCTCGGGCGCGCCCGCGATGTCGACATCGACCCCCTCAACACCGTCACGGTGTACGTCCTCGTGCCGGCGCTCATCTTCCACAGCATCGCCACCGCGAGCTTCGGCGGGGCGACGCTCGCGCGCATCGGCGTCGCCACGGTGGCCTATCTCGTCGCCATGGTCGTCGTCGCGGAGGCAATCGGCCGCCTGTTCGGCATGGACGAACCCATCCTGAGCGCGCTCGTCCTCGTGAGCGCCTTCCCCAACTCCGGCAACTACGGCATCCCGCTCTCGGAGTTCGCCTTCGGCGCCACCGGCCGGAGCACGGCCGTCGTCTACCTGACCGCACAGGCCATCCTGCTCTACACCGGCGGCGTCTACATCGCCCAGCGAAGCGGCGGCACCCACGGTCTCGGCGGGATGAAGCGCGCGCTCAAGATTCCGCTGGTCTACGCCGTCGTCGCCGGTGTCCTCGCCCGCTGGCTCGGCGTCGTCCCGCCCGCCGAGGGCACCGCGATGACGACGATCGCGCTCGTCGGCAACGCCTCCATCCCCGTCATGCTCCTCATCCTCGGCATCCAGCTCGCCGACACCGACTACGGCGCCGCGCTCGCGGAGGTCGGGGTCGCGAGCGTCCTGAAGATGGCCGTCGCGCCCGCCCTCGCCGTCGGCATCGCCCTCCTCGTCGGCTTCGAAGACCCCACCGTCGCGCGCACGTTCGTCCTCGAGTGTGCGACGCCTGCGGCCATCACGCCGCTCCTCCTCGTCGTCGAGTTCGGCGGCGAGTCCGTCGGCGACGGTCTCTCCGTCGCCGAGTACGTCAGCACGACGGTGCTCGTCACGACGATCCTGAGCATCCCCGTGTTGACCCTGCTCATCGCGGTGCTGGAGTCGGGGGTGCTGGTCTGA
- a CDS encoding phosphoribosyltransferase — translation MSDLPDDFTCTITNWEYIYGLCRDVADEVRAAEFDPDVIVALARGGWFAGRCCCDFLGLDDLTSLKMEHYVGTASKGADPEVRYPMPEGSVEGKDVLIVDDIADTGESLSHAYEYVTDRDAGAVRTATLQLLHTSEFDPDFVGERLDEWAWIVYPWNFIEDMIDLIEGAMERADAETFDRDAIRARLAADHDIQRIEMEIAQPDRLDEVLAEMERRDVIEPAGDDRWRLA, via the coding sequence ATGAGCGACCTCCCGGACGACTTCACCTGTACGATCACCAACTGGGAGTACATCTACGGACTCTGCCGGGACGTGGCCGACGAGGTTCGCGCCGCGGAGTTCGACCCCGACGTGATCGTCGCCCTCGCCCGCGGCGGCTGGTTCGCCGGCCGCTGTTGCTGTGACTTCCTCGGTCTCGACGACCTCACCAGCCTCAAGATGGAACACTACGTCGGCACGGCGTCGAAGGGGGCCGACCCCGAGGTTCGCTACCCGATGCCCGAGGGGAGCGTCGAGGGCAAGGACGTCCTGATCGTCGACGACATCGCCGACACCGGCGAATCCCTCAGCCACGCCTACGAGTACGTCACCGACCGCGACGCGGGGGCGGTGCGGACGGCGACGCTCCAGCTCCTCCACACCAGCGAGTTCGACCCCGACTTCGTCGGCGAGCGCCTCGACGAGTGGGCGTGGATCGTCTACCCCTGGAACTTCATCGAGGATATGATCGACCTGATCGAGGGCGCGATGGAGCGGGCGGACGCGGAGACGTTCGACCGGGACGCGATCCGGGCACGGCTCGCGGCCGACCACGACATCCAGCGCATCGAGATGGAGATCGCCCAACCCGACCGCCTCGACGAGGTGCTCGCCGAGATGGAGCGCCGCGACGTGATCGAACCCGCCGGCGACGACCGCTGGCGCCTCGCGTAG
- a CDS encoding PhzF family phenazine biosynthesis protein, with protein MDTRRTLLIDAFAAEPLAGNAAGVVPDADGLDAERMQAIARELSASETAFLTPDADDEVDRRIRYFTPEQEVDLCGHATIASLVHLHDEGALDAGEGRLRTNAAPIDVEVTDDGVAWMGTGEPSVEVVDPDYERVGEALGIDPAAMQDVGADVPAAVATVGLPFLIVPVNFLEHLGGADPDMDAVAALAADHGATGVYAFTFDALEADSTLHARMWAPGAGVPEDPVTGTASGACGAYLHAVDAFDDPPAEMRFEQGHFVDRPGFVRVRVDGDDVRVGGRAVTALDGTLAVPAADDDDILEA; from the coding sequence ATGGATACGCGCCGTACCCTGTTGATCGACGCGTTCGCGGCCGAACCCCTCGCGGGCAACGCGGCGGGCGTCGTCCCCGACGCGGACGGCCTCGACGCCGAGCGGATGCAAGCCATCGCCCGCGAACTGTCGGCGAGCGAGACGGCCTTTCTCACGCCCGACGCCGACGACGAGGTCGACCGCCGAATCCGCTATTTCACGCCCGAACAGGAGGTAGACCTCTGTGGTCACGCCACCATCGCCAGCCTGGTCCACCTCCACGACGAGGGCGCCCTCGACGCCGGCGAGGGACGCCTGCGGACGAACGCGGCCCCAATCGACGTCGAGGTGACCGACGACGGCGTGGCGTGGATGGGGACCGGCGAGCCGAGCGTCGAGGTGGTCGACCCCGACTACGAGCGCGTGGGCGAGGCGCTGGGGATCGACCCCGCGGCGATGCAGGACGTTGGCGCGGACGTGCCCGCGGCGGTGGCGACGGTCGGCCTGCCGTTCCTGATCGTCCCCGTGAACTTCCTCGAACATCTCGGCGGCGCCGATCCGGACATGGACGCGGTCGCGGCGCTGGCGGCCGATCACGGTGCGACCGGCGTCTACGCGTTCACGTTCGACGCGCTGGAGGCCGACTCGACCCTCCACGCGCGGATGTGGGCGCCGGGTGCGGGCGTACCGGAGGACCCGGTGACCGGGACCGCGAGCGGCGCCTGCGGGGCCTACCTCCACGCGGTGGACGCCTTCGACGACCCGCCGGCCGAGATGCGATTCGAACAGGGCCACTTCGTCGACCGGCCGGGATTCGTCCGTGTCCGGGTCGACGGGGACGACGTGCGCGTCGGTGGGCGCGCGGTGACCGCGCTCGACGGGACCCTCGCCGTGCCGGCGGCGGACGACGACGACATCCTCGAGGCCTGA
- the ppsA gene encoding phosphoenolpyruvate synthase produces MAVAWLEDVRSTDLGTVGGKAASLGELTEAGLPVPPGFVVTAGTYRTFIEEAGIDEELFSAVDVDSEDSEALEAAHERAHELIVETEVPEDVRAEIVEAYRSMGDGETFVAVRSSATAEDLPDASFAGQQETFLNVTEDDLVDRVQECWASLFSQRAIYYRNQKGFPHDEVDIAVVVQTMVDAEKSGVMFTSHPSTGDPRIIIEAAWGLGEAVVSGAVSPDNYVVDRTTGEVETMTVATKKLMHVKDDETGETVEREVPEDKRDQQVLTQAEIDRLIELGKKVEDHYGEPQDVEWAVAGGEVYMLQSRPITTIDDGATEAEDDVDESDDGDDHLLSGLGASPGIASGAVRIVTKLDHLDQVSEGDVIVTEMTMPDMVPAMKRAAAIVTDEGGMTSHAAIVSRELGVPAVVGCGGATRTLEDGQIVTVDGEMGTVREGAVATDEPAVEPGTDDDAPVGSRPKPITATEVKVNVSIPDAAERAAKTGADGVGLLRIEHLVLSLGKTPERYIADEGSEAYVKELMSGVRTVAEAFYPRPVRVRTLDAPTDEFRQLEGGEDEPDEHNPMLGYRGIRRSLDRPEVFEHELEAFKRLYEQGYENLEIMFPLVTDGSDVAAAREHMEAVGIDPQKRDWGVMIETPASAMGVEDIVDEGVDFVSFGTNDLTQYVLAVDRNNEHVSDRFDELHPAVLDIMGDTIDACRAAGVDTSICGQAGSHPKMVDFLVRKGITSISANIDAVADVFEEVDRVESRLILDSVR; encoded by the coding sequence ATGGCTGTAGCTTGGCTGGAGGACGTGCGTTCTACCGACCTGGGGACGGTCGGTGGGAAGGCGGCTTCGCTCGGCGAACTCACGGAGGCCGGACTGCCCGTCCCGCCGGGGTTCGTCGTGACGGCCGGTACCTACCGCACCTTCATCGAGGAGGCCGGCATCGACGAGGAACTGTTCTCGGCGGTCGACGTAGACTCCGAGGACTCCGAGGCGCTCGAGGCGGCCCACGAGCGCGCTCACGAACTCATCGTCGAGACGGAGGTTCCCGAGGACGTACGTGCGGAAATCGTCGAGGCGTACCGGTCCATGGGCGACGGGGAGACGTTCGTCGCCGTCCGTTCCTCGGCGACCGCGGAGGACCTGCCGGACGCCTCCTTCGCCGGGCAACAGGAGACGTTTCTCAACGTCACCGAGGACGACCTGGTCGACCGGGTACAGGAGTGCTGGGCGTCGCTGTTCTCCCAGCGGGCCATCTACTACCGGAACCAGAAGGGCTTCCCACACGACGAGGTGGACATCGCCGTCGTCGTCCAGACGATGGTCGACGCCGAGAAGAGCGGCGTGATGTTTACGAGCCACCCCTCGACCGGCGACCCGCGTATCATCATCGAGGCGGCGTGGGGACTGGGCGAGGCCGTCGTCTCCGGCGCCGTCTCGCCGGACAACTACGTCGTCGACCGCACGACCGGCGAGGTGGAGACGATGACGGTCGCGACGAAGAAGCTGATGCACGTCAAAGACGACGAGACGGGCGAGACCGTCGAGCGCGAGGTCCCCGAGGACAAGCGCGATCAGCAGGTGCTCACGCAGGCGGAGATCGATCGCCTGATCGAACTCGGCAAGAAAGTCGAGGACCACTACGGCGAACCGCAGGACGTGGAGTGGGCCGTCGCCGGCGGTGAGGTGTACATGCTCCAGTCCCGACCGATCACGACCATCGACGACGGCGCGACCGAGGCCGAAGACGACGTGGACGAGAGCGACGACGGCGACGACCACCTGCTGTCGGGGCTCGGCGCGAGTCCCGGTATCGCCTCCGGTGCCGTCCGGATCGTCACGAAACTCGATCACCTCGACCAGGTGAGCGAGGGCGACGTGATCGTCACCGAGATGACGATGCCCGACATGGTGCCCGCGATGAAGCGCGCGGCCGCCATCGTCACCGACGAGGGGGGGATGACCTCCCACGCGGCCATCGTCTCGCGCGAACTCGGCGTGCCGGCGGTCGTCGGCTGTGGCGGCGCGACTCGAACCCTGGAGGACGGACAGATCGTCACCGTCGACGGCGAGATGGGGACGGTCCGCGAGGGGGCGGTCGCGACGGACGAACCGGCCGTCGAGCCCGGCACCGACGACGACGCTCCGGTCGGATCGCGACCCAAACCGATCACCGCGACGGAGGTGAAGGTGAACGTCTCCATCCCCGACGCGGCCGAGCGGGCGGCGAAGACCGGCGCCGACGGCGTCGGCCTCCTCCGGATCGAACATCTCGTCCTCTCGCTGGGGAAGACCCCCGAGCGCTACATCGCGGACGAGGGCTCCGAGGCCTACGTGAAGGAACTCATGAGCGGCGTCCGCACGGTGGCCGAGGCGTTCTACCCCCGGCCCGTTCGGGTGCGCACGCTCGACGCGCCGACCGACGAGTTCCGACAGCTGGAGGGCGGCGAGGACGAACCCGACGAACACAACCCGATGCTCGGCTACCGCGGCATCCGCCGCAGCCTCGACCGGCCGGAGGTGTTCGAACACGAACTCGAGGCGTTCAAGCGCCTCTACGAGCAGGGTTACGAGAACCTGGAGATCATGTTCCCGCTCGTCACCGACGGGTCGGACGTGGCCGCGGCCCGCGAGCACATGGAGGCGGTCGGCATCGACCCCCAGAAGCGCGACTGGGGCGTCATGATCGAGACGCCGGCCAGCGCCATGGGCGTCGAGGACATCGTCGACGAGGGTGTCGACTTCGTCTCCTTCGGGACGAACGACCTCACGCAGTACGTCCTCGCCGTGGACCGCAACAACGAGCACGTCTCGGACCGGTTCGACGAACTCCACCCGGCGGTGCTCGACATCATGGGCGACACCATCGACGCCTGCCGGGCGGCGGGCGTCGACACGAGCATCTGCGGGCAGGCCGGCTCCCACCCCAAGATGGTCGACTTTCTGGTCCGCAAGGGGATCACCTCCATCAGCGCCAACATCGACGCCGTCGCGGACGTGTTCGAGGAAGTCGACCGCGTCGAGTCGCGGCTGATCCTCGATTCGGTGCGCTGA
- a CDS encoding YqaA family protein, which translates to MDALVPLVAFDLPGLEWLTRLVETATGWGGLVIIFVYSFLIAFALPGVSEVVLLAPLDLGLSTEARLALIILTSALGKAAGSVFAFHIGQEAKESGPIIEALRRSRFDVIGWSERRTVEVAQRWGYAGLALALSVPFFPDTLSIYAFAVLEEDYVRFAAATFAGSVGRLLVTLGLSAGVLAVL; encoded by the coding sequence GTGGACGCACTGGTCCCCCTCGTCGCGTTCGACCTCCCCGGACTCGAGTGGCTGACGCGCCTCGTCGAGACGGCGACCGGATGGGGTGGACTGGTCATCATCTTCGTCTACTCGTTTCTCATCGCCTTTGCCCTCCCCGGCGTCAGCGAAGTCGTCCTGTTGGCGCCGCTCGATCTCGGCCTGTCGACCGAGGCCCGACTGGCGCTGATCATCCTCACCTCGGCCCTCGGGAAGGCAGCCGGGAGCGTCTTCGCCTTCCACATCGGCCAGGAGGCCAAGGAGTCGGGACCGATCATCGAGGCGCTCCGCCGCTCCCGGTTCGACGTGATCGGCTGGTCGGAGCGCCGGACCGTCGAAGTCGCCCAGCGCTGGGGGTACGCCGGTCTCGCGCTCGCGCTGTCGGTTCCGTTCTTCCCCGATACGCTCTCCATCTACGCCTTCGCGGTGTTAGAAGAGGACTACGTCCGCTTCGCCGCCGCGACGTTCGCCGGGAGCGTCGGGCGACTGTTGGTGACGCTGGGACTGAGCGCGGGCGTCCTAGCGGTCCTGTAG
- a CDS encoding glutathione S-transferase family protein, with amino-acid sequence MSRLVEGEWVAEADLETDEDGEFQRQEQAFHDRLGTDAYPSEAGRYHIYISRACPWAHRVAMTRSLKGLDDAISLSLVQPERYDEGWEFSDAHPDPLYGADYLRELYVRADPNFTGRPTVPVLWDTETETIVNNESEEIMRTLDVAGHELATRDVDLYPEGYRDEVDRLIDDIYDPINNGVYRAGFAASQSAYDRAVDDLFAALDRYDDLLADQRYLAGDRLTEADLAMFATLVRFDHVYHTHFKCNRRAIHEYDHLWGYTKDLYTTPGIERTVNVDHVVRHYYVSHADLNPKRLVPTGPDIDFTEGHDRDRLPGGPPAGLQDR; translated from the coding sequence GTGAGCCGACTGGTCGAGGGCGAGTGGGTCGCCGAGGCCGACCTGGAGACCGACGAGGACGGCGAGTTCCAGCGCCAAGAGCAGGCGTTCCACGACCGCCTCGGCACCGACGCGTACCCCAGCGAGGCCGGGCGCTACCACATATACATCTCGCGGGCGTGTCCGTGGGCCCACCGCGTCGCCATGACGCGCAGTCTGAAGGGACTGGACGACGCCATCTCCCTCTCGCTCGTCCAGCCGGAACGCTACGACGAGGGGTGGGAGTTCTCCGACGCCCATCCGGACCCCCTCTACGGCGCCGACTACCTCCGCGAACTCTACGTCCGCGCCGATCCGAACTTCACCGGGCGTCCGACCGTCCCCGTCCTCTGGGATACGGAGACGGAGACCATCGTCAACAACGAGTCCGAGGAGATCATGCGCACCCTCGACGTGGCCGGCCACGAACTCGCCACGCGCGACGTCGACCTCTACCCAGAGGGCTACCGCGACGAGGTGGACCGCCTCATCGACGACATCTACGACCCCATCAACAACGGCGTCTACCGCGCCGGCTTCGCGGCGTCACAGTCGGCGTACGACCGCGCCGTCGACGACCTGTTCGCGGCGCTCGACCGCTACGACGACCTGTTGGCCGACCAGCGCTACCTCGCCGGCGACCGGCTCACCGAGGCGGACCTCGCCATGTTCGCGACGCTCGTGCGGTTCGATCACGTCTACCACACCCACTTTAAATGTAACCGCCGCGCCATCCACGAGTACGACCACCTCTGGGGCTACACGAAGGACCTCTACACCACGCCCGGAATCGAGCGCACCGTCAACGTGGACCACGTCGTCCGTCACTACTACGTGAGTCACGCTGATCTGAACCCAAAGCGTCTCGTTCCCACCGGCCCCGACATCGACTTCACCGAGGGGCACGACCGGGACCGGTTGCCGGGCGGGCCGCCGGCGGGCCTACAGGACCGCTAG